Proteins from one Fragaria vesca subsp. vesca linkage group LG6, FraVesHawaii_1.0, whole genome shotgun sequence genomic window:
- the LOC101314389 gene encoding type I inositol 1,4,5-trisphosphate 5-phosphatase CVP2-like, which translates to MRTNGGNIPKNSWPRAVVKKWLNIPSGGDEFHSDYSVKNATESRRKSCSDQDQYVVVPDDVADGWLMEETYGPSFAPEAAAVTDNLNLRMFVGTWNVGGKSPHKDLNLREWLRSPTPADIYVLGFQEIVPLNAGNVLGAEDKGPADKWLSLIRDALNKNDPGLPNSNNANHNDHLDQQGNMMPRLSFSDLLSLEDELSTADFERLLNFNPASTSGESSPSSPLGQGMQDSSLMQRHRYCLAASKQMVGIFLCVWVRADLCRHISNMKVSCVGRGIMGYLGNKGSISISMTLHKTTFCFVCAHLTSGEKEGDEMRRNSDVIEILKKTKFSHSCRTRPLPPDSILDHDKIIWLGDLNYRLAAACADTHELLQKQNWQALLEKDQLRIEQQAGRVFKGWEEGRIYFAPTYKYLANSNHYVAQTSNSREKRRTPAWCDRILWKGEGLEQMWYLRGESKFSDHRPVYSLFAVQIDLASKKKPKPAVPTNTASNRVGPNSRLPVTCLAKVQAEELLVLTRAKSCLNTGSTRF; encoded by the exons ATGCGGACTAACGGAGGAAATATCCCAAAG AATTCTTGGCCGCGAGCAGTAGTGAAGAAATGGCTAAACATACCAAGCGGAGGCGACGAGTTTCATTCCGATTACTCTGTAAAAA ATGCAACTGAGAGTAGGAGGAAGAGTTGCTCGGACCAGGACCAGTACGTCGTCGTACCGGACGATGTTGCAG ATGGGTGGTTGATGGAGGAAACTTACGGCCCAAGTTTTGCACCGGAGGCAGCAGCTGTCACCGACAATCTCAACCTCAG GATGTTCGTGGGGACATGGAATGTTGGAGGCAAGTCACCACACAAGGACTTGAATTTGAGGGAATGGCTTAGGTCCCCAACTCCTGCAGATATCTACGTTCTAGG GTTCCAAGAAATTGTTCCTTTAAACGCGGGTAATGTATTGGGTGCGGAAGACAAGGGGCCGGCTGACAAGTGGCTTTCCCTTATTCGAGATGCTCTTAACAAGAATGACCCTGGACTTCCTAATTCCAATAATGCCAACCATAATGATCATCTTGATCAGCAAGGCAACATGATGCCAAGGCTCAGCTTCTCGGACTTGCTTTCCTTAGAAGATGAGCTCAGTACTGCAGATTTCGAGAGACTGCTGAATTTTAATCCCGCATCAACTAGTGGAGAAAGCTCACCAAGCTCCCCATTGGGGCAGGGGATGCAGGATAGTAGTCTAATGCAAAGACATCGTTATTGTTTAGCAGCGAGCAAGCAGATGGTGGGAATTTTCTTGTGTGTGTGGGTTCGTGCTGATCTTTGCAGACACATTAGCAACATGAAGGTCTCGTGTGTTGGTCGAGGCATAATGGGATATCTTGGAAATAAG GGTTCCATATCGATAAGCATGACATTGCATAAAACAACGTTTTGCTTTGTCTGTGCTCACTTAACTTCTGGTGAGAAAGAAGGGGATGAGATGAGAAGGAATTCAGATGTCATTGAAATTTTAAAGAAAACAAAGTTTTCTCACTCTTGTAGAACACGACCACTTCCTCCTGATAGCATATTAGACCATGA CAAGATTATTTGGCTTGGGGATTTAAATTACCGGCTAGCAGCTGCTTGCGCCGACACACATGAGCTTCTGCAGAAGCAAAATTGGCAAGCACTTTTAGAGAAAGATCAG CTAAGAATAGAGCAACAAGCTGGTAGAGTATTTAAGGGGTGGGAAGAAGGGAGGATATATTTTGCTCCAACTTACAAATACCTTGCAAATTCTAATCATTATGTTGCCCAAACTTCGAATTCTAGAGAGAAGAGACGCACTCCTGCCTG GTGTGACAGGATTCTATGGAAAGGAGAAGGACTTGAACAGATGTGGTATTTAAGAGGGGAATCAAAGTTCTCGGACCACAGACCGGTCTATTCTTTGTTTGCAGTCCAAATAGACTTGGCCAGCAAGAAAAAACCCAAACCTGCTGTTCCCACAAACACAGCAAGTAACAGAGTTGGTCCGAATTCTCGGTTGCCAGTGACATGCTTGGCCAAAGTGCAAGCCGAAGAGCTTTTGGTACTCACAAGAGCAAAAAGCTGCTTAAACACAGGCTCCACCAGGTTCTGA
- the LOC101295154 gene encoding zinc finger protein ZAT11-like gives MKRTREEVVGVDMDKVLMLLSYRLETKFKRCSSSPNDVFECKTCNRKFPSFQALGGHRASHKPRSTVMDTDQDPKSETKLMQSKLKKHECSICGLVFSSGQALGGHMRRHSIVNSRFSATIPASSASKMKTPVLMRSNSKRVMRLDMDLNLTPLENDLKLLFGNMAPKVDTLFS, from the coding sequence ATGAAGAGAACGAGAGAAGAGGTTGTTGGTGTAGACATGGATAAAGTTCTTATGCTGCTATCATATAGGTTAGAAACCAAGTTCAAAAGATGTTCGTCTTCCCCAAATGATGTATTCGAGTGCAAAACTTGCAACCGGAAATTCCCATCGTTCCAAGCTCTTGGTGGCCACAGAGCAAGCCACAAGCCAAGGTCGACGGTAATGGACACCGATCAAGACCCGAAAAGTGAGACCAAATTGATGCAAAGCAAGCTGAAAAAGCACGAGTGCTCCATATGTGGGCTGGTGTTCAGTTCAGGACAAGCTTTGGGGGGTCATATGAGAAGGCATAGCATAGTGAATTCTCGGTTTTCTGCTACCATTCCGGCTAGCAGTGCTTCAAAGATGAAGACTCCGGTACTAATGAGGTCGAATAGTAAGAGGGTAATGCGTTTGGACATGGACCTGAACTTGACGCCTTTAGAGAATGACTTGAAGCTGTTGTTTGGGAATATGGCTCCAAAAGTTGATACTTTGTTTTCATAG
- the LOC101306063 gene encoding zinc finger protein ZAT11-like → MKTMRNQEVMGLDMAKCLMLLSCRLETKFKKCSSSPNHVYECKTCNRQFSSFQALGGHRASHKKPRTLPGGDDDLKSEAKLAQGKPKKHECSICGLEFSLGQALGGHMRRHRMMNAGFSSSAPSAVVVASKIPVLMRSNSKRVMCLDMDLNLTPLENDLKVLFGNMAPKVDTLVS, encoded by the coding sequence ATGAAGACAATGAGAAATCAAGAGGTTATGGGATTGGACATGGCGAAATGTCTGATGCTACTCTCTTGTAGGTTAGAGACCAAGTTCAAGAAGTGTTCATCGTCGCCAAACCATGTCTACGAGTGCAAAACCTGCAACCGCCAATTCTCATCGTTCCAAGCTCTTGGTGGCCACAGAGCTAGTCACAAGAAGCCGAGAACGTTACCGGGCGGCGATGATGACCTGAAAAGTGAGGCCAAATTGGCGCAAGGCAAGCCGAAAAAGCACGAGTGCTCCATATGTGGGCTGGAGTTTAGTTTGGGGCAAGCTCTTGGGGGTCATATGAGAAGGCACAGGATGATGAACGCCGGGTTTTCTTCTTCAGCTCCTTCTGCGGTTGTTGTTGCTTCGAAGATTCCTGTGCTGATGAGGTCGAATAGTAAGAGGGTGATGTGTTTGGACATGGACTTGAACTTGACGCCTCTGGAAAATGACCTCAAGGTCTTGTTTGGGAACATGGCTCCAAAAGTTGATACTTTGGTTTCTTAA